The Mangrovibacillus cuniculi sequence GGGAAACTTCCATTTTCCTACTTTACTCTCATTGTAGTTGAAAATCAATAGGTTTTTAATAGATAATAGGACTTTATAGGAAGGTAGAAAGGTTGATTTTGTTGAGTAACTTAGAAAAGCGTTTAGAGCGAATTGAATTTCATCAAAAACTAATTGTTGAGTACATCGATAATCCTAAGGCGGGGTTGTATAAGTTTGTTGTTCAACATGGCGTTTCCAAGGAAGAATATATGGAATTCACAACCTTATGCCAATCGTTGATGCAAAAATTTGAGACAGAAAAAAAAGCGGAATCTGTTTACTACACACCGCTTTTCCTGGAATTTGTGAATGGACTTCCTAAAACATTTAACTTAAAAGTAATTGATGCATGTATCAAACATGGATTATATAAAGAAATGATGATTGCATTTAAGAAGCATCTGAATTAGGTTGATGCTTTTTTTGTATTTTACCAGAATCTGATTCTACAAAATCTGTTTCGATATTATGGAAAGAAGTCTCGAAAATCTCCATAAAATCATCCCCATAAATATTCTTCACCATCGTCATCATCTCAATAACGTCTGGGAATTTCCCGTAAAGATCTCTAAGTGGAGAAGCCCCTTGTAAAATAGAGTGTTCGTCTGGATTATAGTTTTCCATTAAATCCAATAAAAGCGCTTCCCCTTTTGACGTCAGTTCAATATAAGTATTTCGTTTATCAGATTGTTTTTTTGAAAAGGTAAGAAGACCACGTTCTTCTAGTTTCTTTGAAAAGTTAAATGCAGTGGATACATGCATGACTCCAAACTTAGCGACATCGGAAATAGAAGCGCCCTTTAAGTGATACGCTATCCATAAAATGTGATGTTCGTTAATATTCAAATCATAGGGTTTAATCCATTGTTGCCAATCTTTTTCGACCGTCTTCCAAAGTGCTTTACTTAATTGAGCCATACGTTGCGAAAATAGCATAGCTTCTTTCATGGTAAAAACACGATCCGTCATTTATATCACCTTCTTTTCGTATCTAATCTTATTATGCCAATAAAACAAAGATTAATAAAGACTTAATTTACAAAATATTTAGAAACAATTGTAGAATTTGCTATTTTTAAAGAGTTTTAAAGAATTTACCTTCTGAAAATGAAAAAAGGCCGTCCATTTAAGGAGGCCTTTTGTGTTTCATTTATTATTCGACTGT is a genomic window containing:
- a CDS encoding DUF1878 family protein, which gives rise to MSNLEKRLERIEFHQKLIVEYIDNPKAGLYKFVVQHGVSKEEYMEFTTLCQSLMQKFETEKKAESVYYTPLFLEFVNGLPKTFNLKVIDACIKHGLYKEMMIAFKKHLN
- a CDS encoding HTH-type transcriptional regulator Hpr encodes the protein MTDRVFTMKEAMLFSQRMAQLSKALWKTVEKDWQQWIKPYDLNINEHHILWIAYHLKGASISDVAKFGVMHVSTAFNFSKKLEERGLLTFSKKQSDKRNTYIELTSKGEALLLDLMENYNPDEHSILQGASPLRDLYGKFPDVIEMMTMVKNIYGDDFMEIFETSFHNIETDFVESDSGKIQKKHQPNSDAS